A window of Panicum virgatum strain AP13 chromosome 8K, P.virgatum_v5, whole genome shotgun sequence contains these coding sequences:
- the LOC120644966 gene encoding uncharacterized protein LOC120644966 — translation MELKSSYLQPASSTLPSSTRRNSFHGEGAAAAAGGGRGGGGGNVFGPTFSDTLGSLNLKETSELVRTSFPMATMTRSSSSSTGHGRSSHHEASTTTSSSSSSTASAQRRRAEPPPPLQVVPATPGRPLQFFASPAHHHQLVAPRRSVPSKWEDAEKWLRQPSDSDHLHGAGKVAFSRQRSSGQGRRGGGEEEKPAAAVAVRRSVDALSDAHALALYAPPAAEVLLKDKFTDNEEPSKETFVFRSAYCEPAPAKGAAAVASGDQRRDIGTEMTPLGSSCHTPLKSTSPARHNTPASRSGPLVPYAGGGGMDISELADCHLAKLDLGARFDAMLVNWSSKEEEEEEVSKSLRHFEATVGAGGALPCDERGGHCRWEDDDRAKSCIRYQREEAKIQAWVNLESAKAEAQSRKLEVKIQKMRSNLEEKLMRRMTTVHRRAEEWRATAQAQHLQQLRRAAAAGSGGTTRRLRAASHHRHLPGSDAAACGCFPCSSNVVSGNLLNYY, via the exons ATGGAGCTCAAGTCCTCTTATCTCCAGCCTGCTTCTTCAACCTTGCCGTCCTCCACAAGACGA AACTCGTTCCATGGAGAAGGagccgctgcagcagccggaggaggaagaggcggcggtggtggcaatgtgtttgggCCCACATTCAGTGACACGCTCGGCAGCCTGAACCTGAAGGAGACCTCCGAGCTCGTGAGGACTTCCTTCCCCATGGCGACCATgaccaggagcagcagcagcagcaccggccACGGCAGGAGCAGCCACCACGaggcctccaccaccacctcgtcgtcgtcctcctccacgGCCTCAGCGCAGAGGCGAcgcgcggagccgccgccgccgctgcaggtcGTCCCGGCGACGCCGGGGCGGCCGTTGCAGTTCTTCGCGAGCCCCGCGCACCACCACCAGCTCGTCGCCCCGAGGAGGTCGGTGCCGTCCAAGTGGGAGGACGCCGAGAAGTGGCTGCGGCAGCCGTCGGACTCCGACCACCTCCATGGCGCCGGCAAGGTCGCGTTCTCCAGGCAGCGGAGCAGCGGGCAGGgccggagaggcggcggcgaggaggagaagccggcggcggcggtggcggtgaggAGGTCGGTGGACGCGCTCTCGGACGCCCACGCGCTCGCGCTGTACGCGCCGCCGGCAGCAGAGGTGCTCCTCAAAG ATAAGTTCACGGACAACGAGGAGCCGTCGAAGGAGACCTTCGTGTTCCGGAGCGCGTACTgcgagccggcgccggcgaagggcgcggcggcggtcgccagCGGCGACCAGCGGAGGGACATTGGCACGGAGATGACGCCGCTGGGGAGCTCGTGCCACACGCCGCTCAAGAGCACCTCCCCGGCGCGGCACAACACGCCGGCGAGCCGGTCGGGGCCGCTGGTGCcgtacgccggcggcggcgggatggacATCTCGGAGCTGGCGGACTGCCACCTCGCGAAGCTGGACCTGGGCGCGCGGTTCGACGCCATGCTCGTCAACTGGAGctccaaggaggaggaggaagaggaggtgtCCAAGAGCCTGCGGCACTTCGAGGCcaccgtcggcgccggcggtgcgCTGCCTTGCGATGAACGCGGCGGCCACTGCCGGTGGGAGGACGATGACAGGGCCAAGAGCTGCATCAG GTATCAGAGGGAAGAGGCAAAGATCCAGGCTTGGGTTAACCTGGAGAGCGCCAAGGCTGAAGCACAATCAAGAAAGCTGGAG GTGAAGATCCAGAAGATGCGTTCGAACCTGGAGGAGAAGCTGATGCGGCGGATGACGACGGTGCACCGGCGCGCCGAGGAGTGGCGCGCGACGGCGCAGGCGCAGCACCTGCAGCAactgcggcgcgcggcggcggccggcagcggcggcaccaCCCGGCGGCTCCGGGCGGCGAGCCACCACCGGCACCTGCCCGGGAGCGACGCGGCCGCATGCGGCTGCTTCCCGTGCAGCAGCAACGTCGTCAGCGGCAACCTCCTGAACTACTACTGA